CCCATCATTGCAGGAGCCATAATGATCTGGCGTGCCCGCGGAATGGATGACAAATCATCCGGAGTGCGGGGAAAGCAGAATAAGAGGATCAGGTTCAGGTAACAGGTGGAAGCGTTCGCTTTTCGCCGGAGGCCATTAGGAATATTCATTTATTGGCTTCTGTAAGCAGGCAGAAGGTATGAAGCAACAGCCCATTGCATCAGTTCCTGCAACCTTCACAACAGGCAAAAGGCTGTTCATCGTCCTTACTTTTCGCGGGCAGGGTCCTGTTGTTTCAAAATCTCAAGATATTTTAAGTAGTACCGGTCGTAAACCTGCTGTTTCGCTTCTTCGGCCTTTGCCTGCCGGTTTTTGTAATCCTGTTTTGATTCCTCCTTTCCTCTGGGCGCAAATTCAGGCATAGCCGACAATTCCTTTTCGACCTCTGAACCAAAATAATAATCAACAAAAAGGTTTTTACTCACTTCAAATACCCTCACCTTTCCATCGCCTGAACCAACGGCAAATAAACCGGCGCCGGGGTTGAAGGCTACGGCATTGACTCCCTTTTCAAATCCGGTAAACGTATATATTTTGTTTGCTGTGGCGGTTTCCCAAAGGATGACGGTGTTGTCATAGCTTCCGGTCAGCATCCATCTGGCATCGGGAGAAAGGGAAACCGACATCACCGCCTGATCATGCCCGATGAATGTACGGATGCTTTTTTCCTTCCCCGCCTGCCACAGGCGTACGGAATTATCGCGGGAAGCTGTAACGAACAGTCCCGTTGCCGGATGCACAGCAATGGAATAAATATTTCCTCCATGGCCGGTAAGAGTCTGCAAAATCCGTCCGGTAGGAACATCCCATATTCTGACGGTTTCGTCGAGTGATCCGCTGACCAGGCGGTTTTCATCCAGCCAGGCTACCGCCAGCACGCTTTTTTCGTGTCCGTCAAGCGTACGGATATGAGCCCCTGTTACCAGATCATAAATATGCACTTTCTTTTCGAAGGTGCCGGCGGCAAGGTATTTCCCTCCCGGAGCAAGGCTGAGGCTCCAGATGTCAACAACTGTAGTGCCGATTGTTTTATCCTTCGTTCCGTCAGTATTCCATGCAACAATGCTTCGGTCGCCTCCGGTATAGATTTTCTGACCGTCGGATGAAAAAACCAGAGACATAATGCTTCTGACATGCGCCCCGCTCAGCACGGCTGCCGGCTCCCAGCTGTCTTTTTTCCATATAACAGCCGTTTTGTCTTCCGAGCCGCTTACCAGCAATGCCCCGTCAGGACTCCAGGCCAGCGACGTTACGGCACCTGCATGCTTTGACAATACCGCAACCGGTTTGACTTCCTGTGAGGATGCCCCAAAAAATATTCCCAGGAGAATACCTGAGATAATGATACGAACCATATCTGCGTTCTTGTTATGTAAGTACTTTTCACCAGCAGTAAAAGTAGCTAAAATCCGAACGATTTTGTGAACCTTTCAAAAGACGGTCAATGTGAATACAAAAGTACCAAGCAAAGAATAAAATATAACAAACTGTTTTACAATTAATTAAAAAATTTTTTTATTTTCCTAAATAATTAGTTGCTTAACTAAATTTTTAGTTATATATTTGTTGTGGCATTTAAAACAAAGTGTCATGAAAAGACTCACAAAAGCAGAAGAACAGGTAATGCAGATATTATGGCGGCTTGAGAAAGGCCTTGTAAAGGATATTTTGCAGGAACTGCCTGAGCCGAAGCCGGCCTACAATACGGTATCAACCATTGTCCGCATTCTGGAAAAGAAGGGATTCGTATCGCACAAAGCCTACGGCAATACGCATGAATACTATCCAACAGTAACCCGCGAAGAATATGCCCGGTTTCACCTTGGAAACTTCCTGAAAAATTATTTTGACAATTCGTTTCCTCAGCTGGCTGCATTTTTTGCAAGAGAAAATAACCTTACGACCAGGGATCTGGAGGAAATATTAAAGGCCACGGAAAATGAACTGAAAAAAACCACACCAAAAAGACAACGGTCATGACAGCCTATCTGTTTTCGTCCTGCCTGATTCTGGGGATGTTTTACCTGGTGTATATTTCTGCTTTCAGCCGGGACACTTTTCTGATGAGAAACCGGATTTATCTGCTCTCGGGTCTTTTTCTTGCACTATTACTGCCCATCCTTCCTCTTTCGATGGAATTACCTGGTCTTAACGGCATTTACACCTCGCGCGCTGAAGCCGGTTTGCCTGTTCTGATAAGCGGGCCGTCCGTTCTATCGTCCCCTGCCACCAATGAGGCAGGAACAAGAACCTTATCCCCGGTATTCTTTCTTAAGTTGCTGTATTTTTCAGGGATTGTTTTGCTGTTCCTTCGGCTTGTTTTTCAATTACTGAAAATTATCAGACTCATCATTGTATCTTCCTGTGAAAGAAATGGAATTTACCGCATTATCTATCATTCATCAAACTGGCCTCATTTTTCGTTTTTTCATTTCATATTCCTTAACGCATCTTTTTTCCCGGAAACACCGAAAGAAAAGGCAGGCATTCTGGCTCATGAAATGGCTCATTTCCGGCAGGGTCACAGTTTCGATCTGCTTCTGATGGAGACAATAACCATTCTTCAGTGGTTCAATCCCTTTGTATGGTTATACCGTTCAGCGCTCAGAGAAGTTCATGAGTATCTTGCCGACCGGGAGGCCATTGCCGCAGGGGGAACACCTGCTGAATACCAGGCCATTCTGGTAAACCAAACATTAGGAATACCGGTATTTCAAATAGTCCATCCATTCAATTGTGTAAACCTTAAAAAAAGAATTACCATGATGACGTGTAAAAGAACATCGGAAATGGCGCACCTGAAGGCATTGGTTCTGATACCGCTTGTCGCGCTTGCCATCTCTCTTTCGGCCTGGGCACAGGAACAACAAAAAAACATCACCGTAAGAGGAAAAGTTTATGATAAGAATACAGAGCAGCCGCTTGCCGGTGCCCATATTATAATCAAGGGGACAACTGTCGGCACCGTTGCTGATCAGCAGGGCCGGTATTCCGTAAATGCTCAGAAAGGTTCAACACTGGTTGTGTCGTATGTCGGATACGCAACAGCATTCGTTGAGATAAACATAAGCACCACCGTGGATATTGGCCTCGAGACAGAATTCATAGACCTTGAACACCAGAAAATCTCCGATGCAAACGAAGTAAATACTCCCCCGGTGAAAACAGAAGGCGGCACTTTTTACGCTGTTGAGGAGATGCCGGCTTTTCCAGGCGGATTGGAAGGATTCCGGAACTACATTAACCAGCACCTGGTATATCCTGCCTCGGCTAAGGACAGAAAAGCACAGGGAGACGTTCTCGTTTCGTTTGTTGTCAATGAAAAAGGGTTTACAGAACAGGTAAAAGTTATCCAATCAGCCGATCCTGAACTCGATGCCGAAGCGGTTCGTGTTATTTCAGAATCGCCGCAGTGGAAACCCGGTACTAACGATGGAAAACCGGTAAAAGTAGGGTTTACCATACCGGTTAAATTTTCACTTGCCGAAGATGACAGCACCTTTCTTGTTGTGGAAGAAATGCCCAAATTTAACGGGGGTAATCCCGATAATTTCCGGCAATATATAGCCGAAAATCTTCGTTACCCTGAGGAAGCAAAAAAACAAAACATTACCGGCAAAGTTTTTGTTAGTTTTGTTGTTGGTTCAGATGGAAATGTCAGGGATGTAAAAATAGTCCGTGGCGTTCATCCTCTTCTGGATGAAGAATGTTTGCGTGTTGTATCTTCATCCCCTCAATGGACTCCCGGAAAACAAAAAGGGAAAAATGTTGCGGTTCAGTTCACTTTCCCTGTGATATTCCAACAAAAATGATTTGTTTCCCCTGATTTGTTCATGACAAATACCCTATAAGTATGCTTTAATGGACAAATAAGGGTAATATGATTCTGATCCAATCCCGACAGGATGGAATTATTACAGAAAATGGCAGAAACAGAAATCATTATAACCCTGAAGGGGGGGCA
Above is a genomic segment from Bacteroidales bacterium containing:
- a CDS encoding BlaI/MecI/CopY family transcriptional regulator, whose translation is MKRLTKAEEQVMQILWRLEKGLVKDILQELPEPKPAYNTVSTIVRILEKKGFVSHKAYGNTHEYYPTVTREEYARFHLGNFLKNYFDNSFPQLAAFFARENNLTTRDLEEILKATENELKKTTPKRQRS
- a CDS encoding WD40 repeat domain-containing protein; this encodes MVRIIISGILLGIFFGASSQEVKPVAVLSKHAGAVTSLAWSPDGALLVSGSEDKTAVIWKKDSWEPAAVLSGAHVRSIMSLVFSSDGQKIYTGGDRSIVAWNTDGTKDKTIGTTVVDIWSLSLAPGGKYLAAGTFEKKVHIYDLVTGAHIRTLDGHEKSVLAVAWLDENRLVSGSLDETVRIWDVPTGRILQTLTGHGGNIYSIAVHPATGLFVTASRDNSVRLWQAGKEKSIRTFIGHDQAVMSVSLSPDARWMLTGSYDNTVILWETATANKIYTFTGFEKGVNAVAFNPGAGLFAVGSGDGKVRVFEVSKNLFVDYYFGSEVEKELSAMPEFAPRGKEESKQDYKNRQAKAEEAKQQVYDRYYLKYLEILKQQDPAREK
- a CDS encoding TonB family protein, giving the protein MTAYLFSSCLILGMFYLVYISAFSRDTFLMRNRIYLLSGLFLALLLPILPLSMELPGLNGIYTSRAEAGLPVLISGPSVLSSPATNEAGTRTLSPVFFLKLLYFSGIVLLFLRLVFQLLKIIRLIIVSSCERNGIYRIIYHSSNWPHFSFFHFIFLNASFFPETPKEKAGILAHEMAHFRQGHSFDLLLMETITILQWFNPFVWLYRSALREVHEYLADREAIAAGGTPAEYQAILVNQTLGIPVFQIVHPFNCVNLKKRITMMTCKRTSEMAHLKALVLIPLVALAISLSAWAQEQQKNITVRGKVYDKNTEQPLAGAHIIIKGTTVGTVADQQGRYSVNAQKGSTLVVSYVGYATAFVEINISTTVDIGLETEFIDLEHQKISDANEVNTPPVKTEGGTFYAVEEMPAFPGGLEGFRNYINQHLVYPASAKDRKAQGDVLVSFVVNEKGFTEQVKVIQSADPELDAEAVRVISESPQWKPGTNDGKPVKVGFTIPVKFSLAEDDSTFLVVEEMPKFNGGNPDNFRQYIAENLRYPEEAKKQNITGKVFVSFVVGSDGNVRDVKIVRGVHPLLDEECLRVVSSSPQWTPGKQKGKNVAVQFTFPVIFQQK